The following nucleotide sequence is from Pseudomonadota bacterium.
ACAGCTCGTCGCACATGTGGGGCGTCACGGGAGCCAGCATGAGGCAGAGCAGCTCCATGACCTCGCTGCACACGTCGTCGTCAGCGTCAGCGCTGCCGAAGTACGGCACGGCCTCATTCACCAGCTCCATCAGTGCAGCAAGACCCACGTTGAAGCGGAAGCTCGACAGATCGTCGCCCACCTTGCGCAGCACCTGGTGAAGCTTGCGACGCATCTTCTCGTGCGTCGGACCGCCAACGTCTGCGATGCGGGCCGCCCAGTCGCCCTTGAAGCGCGCAAGCCCCTCTCCATAGAGGCGCCACACACGGTTCACGAAGCGCGCCGCCCCGTTCATCCCCTGATTGCTCCACTGCACGGCATCTTCGAAGGGGGCCACGAACAGCTCATACACGCGCAGCACATCGGCGCCGTACTGCTCGGCCATCTCGTCTGGCGTGACCACGTTGCCGTACGACTTCGACATCTTCACCCAGCGGTACATGATCTGATCTTCGGGGAAGCCCGCGCGCTCTTCCGGTCGCAGCACCACCCAGTCGACGATGCTCTCGTCGGCCTCCTCGTTGGCCTCGCTGCCCACGGGGCGTCGCCCGGGGGTCCACCCCAGCAGCATGCCCTGGTTGCGCAGCGTCTGGAACGGCTCGTCGAAGTCGATGAGGCCGCCGTCGTGCATGGCCTTGGTCCAGAAGCGCGCATACAGCAGGTGCATGACCGCGTGCTCGGCGCCCCCCACGTAGAGGTCGACCGGCAGCCAGTAGCGCGCCTTCTCGGCATCAAACGGAGCCTTGTCGTTGTGCGGATCGCAAAACCGCAGAAAGTACCATGACGAGCACGCGAAGCCGCCCATGGTATCGGTCTCGCGACGCGCCTCTGTCCCGCATGTCGGACACGACACGTTCACGAATCCGGGGATGGTGGCCAGCGGCGACTCGCCCGTGCCGCTGGGCTGGTACTTCTCGACATCCGGCAGGCGCACCGGCAGCTGGTCTTCGGGCACGGGCACCTCACCGCACTTCGGGCAGTGGATGATGGGGATGGGCGCCCCCCAGTAGCGCTGCCGGCTGATGAGCCAGTCGCGCAGGCGGTAGTTCACCCGCGCCTCGCCAAGACCCTCGGCCACCAGCTGCTTGATGAACGCCGGCACGACGGTCTCTTTCACCCATTCGCTCACGCTCTTGCCGGCAGGACAGGTCATGCCGGTGAACGCACCGCTGTCGATGACCTCGGTGCCGTCGACGGCCGCGTGCGTGAGGCTCGCCGCGTCGACGCCATCAGCCTGCTTGTAGACGAGGCGAATGGGGAGATCGAAGGCCTTGGCGAACTCGAAGTCACGCTGATCGTGCGCGGGAACGCACATGATGGCGCCCGTGCCGTAGCCCATCAGCACGTAGTCGGCGATCCAGATGGGCACCTGCTGACGGGTGAGCGGATTGATGGCGTACGCACCGGTGAAGACGCCCGTCTTCTTGCGATCCGCCGCCATGCGATCGATGTCGCTGGTTCGTCCGGCGGTGATCCGGTACTGCTCGACGGCGTCGCGCTGCGCATCGGTGGTGACATCGGCCACCAGCGGATGCTCCGGCGCCAGCACCATGAACGTGGCCCCATACAACGTGTCGGGACGCGTGGTGAAGACCCGCACCTTCTTGCTGGTATCAGACGCCACCGCGAAGTCGACCTCGGCCCCCTCGCTGCGTCCGATCCACTCGCGCTGCATGTGCTTGATGCCCTCGGGCCAGGCCACCGTGTCGAGCCCGCTGATGAGGCGATCGCCATAGGCGGTGATCTTGAAGAACCACTGCGGCATCGGGCGCTTCTCGACCACGCTGCCGCAGCGCCAGCAGTGCCCCAGCTTCACCTCTTCGTTGGCCAGTCCCGTCTTGCAGCTGGGGCACCAGTTGGTGGGCGCGTGCGAGCGATAGGCGAGACCGCGCTTGTAGAGGTACAAGAAGAACCACTGGGTCCACCTGTAGTACTCGGGCGACGACGAGTTGATCTCGCGGCTCCAGTCGTACGAGATGCCGATGAGCTTCATCTGGCGACGATAGGTGGCGGCGTACTCGTCGACCATCTCGCGCGGGTTGCGTCCGCGCTTGATGGCCTCGTTCTCGGCCGGCTGGCCGAAGGCGTCCCACCCCATCGGATGGAGGATGTTGTAGCCCTTCATCGCCATGGCGCGACAGGCCGCGTCGGTGGGGATGTAGTTGCGGCAGTGCCCCACGCTGAGCCCCGCGCCCGAGGGATACGGGAAGAAGTCGAGGGCGTAGAACTTGGGCTTGTCGGAGGTGTCAGACGCGCGATAGAGCTGCGCCTCCTCCCAGCGCGCCTGCCACTTCGGCTCGATCTCGGCGAAGGGGTAGCGGTCGGCGCGGGCGTCTTGGTCGACGTGCCCGGCGGAGGGATTCGGGGTGGGGGCGGTGTCTTGCATCGCGATGGTTCTCCGTGTGGCAGGCTGTGTGAAGAGATGGGAAAGGTGCGAGTTCGTCGCCTTCAGTGCGAACCCTTCGACAGCGCCCCCCCACGAGGAAGCCGCGGCTCGGGCGCGAACCCCCTCCCGCGTGACACATCCGTCCCCCAACAAAGACCCGGAGGCCCTGCACCGCGAAGGGCTGGCCCTCGCCAGCGAAGAGCGCCATGAAGAGGCCGCCGCCCGCTTCCTCGAAGCCGCCATCGCCGGCGTTGCCGACGCCCAGTACAGCATCGGCACCTGCTACATCAACGGCACGGGGGTGGCCCCCTTCGACGCCGAGGGGCTCTCGTGGCTGCTGCGCGCCGCCGATCAAGACCACCCCCTGGCCATGTGCGCCCTCGGGCTGTACTACGCCAAGCTCGATGAGGCGCAATCGGTGACGTGGTATCGAAGAGCCGCCGAGCTCGGCTTCGCCAGCGCACAGTACGAGCTCGGCATGTGCCTGCTCACAGGCCACGGGGTCGAGGTCGACGAGAAGGAGGCCCAGCGCTGGTTGCGAGACGCCGCCGGGCAGGGCGACGCCGCCGCCGCCACCAACCTCGCCATCACAATGCTCGGCGGTGCGCCCGACGATCAGGCCGAAGCCCTGCGATGGCTGCACCGCGCCGCACTCGCGGGGTTCCCCGCCGCCTGTCACGGTCTCGGCGTGCTCTACACCGAAGGCCGCGCCGCACCCGTCGACGAGGTGTGCGCGCTCATGTGGATGCGCCAGGCCTCACGCAAGGGCTGGACCCAGGCCCGTCTGGCCCTCGACCGACTCTTCGCCACGGGCGCGCTCGCGCCACCCGCCGACGCAGGCGACATCGAGGAGACCCGCGCCGCGGCCGACCGAGGCGACGCCGAGGCGCGGCACGCGCTGGCCACGGCCTATGCCCTCGGTCTGGAGGTAGAGGCCAACGAGACCGCGGCCCATCACCTGTTCAGCCGCGCGGCGCGAGAGGGTTCTGCGCGATCGCAGCTGGCCATGGGGCTGCGCCTGCTGCGGGGCATCGGTGCCGAGCCCGACCCTGAGGCCGCCCTCGACTGGCTTCGCCAGGCGGCCGACCACCTCGCCCTCGCCGCCTTCCTGCTCAGCGAGTGCCACGCCCTGGGCAGCGGGGTCGAACGCGACGACGCACAGGCGCTTCACTGGCTGCAGACGGCCGCCCGGAGCTCGCCTCACGCCGCCTACAAGGCAGGCGTGCTGCTTGCGAAAGGCCAGGGGGCATCACGCGACCCAGCCGCTGCGCTGCGCCACTTCGAGGACGCCGCCGCTCGGGGTGACGTGCTCGCCCTGGGCCAGCTTGCCCGCTGCTTCGCAAGCGGCTTCGGCACCTCGCCGTCTCCCGAACGGGCGGCCGTCTACGCCACCCAGGCCAAGGCCTTCGGTCTACCGATCGACTGAGCCTGGCTCAGGTCGAGCCCCCCCCGCGATGAAGGCCAGCGCCTCCACCAGATGGTGACGGGGCACCAGCACATCGAGCAGCAGGTCCGGATGGGCGTCACGCGCCCAGGCCAGCAGCGCGCCCACATCGTCCGCAGTCATCTCGAGGGCCGCGCTCGTCGACAGCCCCACCTCTCGACAGACCCACGCAGCGTCATGGCCGGTGCTCTCGCGCGTGATGAACAGCAGATCGGCGCAGGCCTCCTGCCACTGCCACGGCTCGATTCGGGCGAACCCTTCGAGAACCCGCTGGCGCAGGGCCGACGGCGAGGTCTGCGAGACCCTCCGCCGCAACGCCAGCTCATCGACGGGCAGCGCCATGGGAACCCCGCTACCCGCGGCCAAGATACGGCGCTGCCGCCGACGCGACATCGCCCGCCAGATGCCGAATCCCGCGGCACCCGCGCCGAGCGCGGCCACGAGCGTTCCCGTCAAGCGACGACGTCGCTCTGCGCTCTGGAGCTGGCGCTGCTGCGCGGCTGCGGGATCGGGTTGCTCACGCGTCGTCTTCTGTTCGCTCTGCTGCACGAGGTGACTCCTTCGCGGGGCCGGTTGCCCCAAGTGCGATACCCATCTGGCCGCCCGTCCAACACCGAAGGCTTCTGGGTGAAACACCGCGTGCGCGAGGGCACACTGCTCAGAGAGGAAACCCCGCCTCTCGGCCTCACCGAGGACGAAGCGCGACTGCGCTTCGATACCGAGGGCCCCAACGAGATCGCGCGGCCATCAACGGGAAGCATGCTGCAGACCGGGCTGCGCATCGTGAGCGAGCCCATGATCGGCCTTCTAATGGCGGGCGCGGGTCTCTACCTCGCCTTGGGCGACCGCGCGGAAGCCCTGATGCTGCTCGGCTCGGTGCTGCTCATCGTGGGCATCGGCACCTGGCAGGAGCGCCGCAGCGAGCGCGCGCTCGAGGGCCTGCGCGATATGGCCTGCCCGCGCGCGCGCGTCGTTCGCGAGGGGAGCACAAGACGCATCCCTGGACGCGAGGTGGTGAGGGGCGATCTCGTGATGCTCGCCGAGGGCGATCGGGTTCCGGCCGACGGGGCGGTGCTGCGGAGCACCCACCTGAGCATCGATGAATCGCTGCTGAGCGGTGAATCGGTGCCCGTGTCCAAGCATGCGTGGAACAGGCGCGCGCCACTGGCCAGACCGGGGGGGGCGAACGCGTTCGTCTACGCCGGGACGCTGGTGTCGAGCGGCCAGGCCCTCGTGCAGGTGCTCGAGACGGGCTCGCGCACCGAAGCCGGGCGCATCGGTGCGGCCGTGGGCCGTGCCCCGCTGCAGGTGTCGCGATTGCAGCGCGAGAGCCGTCGCGCCGTGCGGTTCATGGCCTTGAGCGGACTCGCAGTGTGCGCCGGCGTGTTCGCCCTGCACGTCAGCCTGCGAGGCAGCTGGCTCCACGCTCTCCTTGCCGCCATCACCCTGGCCATGTCGCTGCTTCCCGAGGAGATCCCCCTCGTGCTCACCCTCTTCACCGCCATGGGCGCCTGGCGCCTGGCCCGCAAGAACGTGCTCACGCGACGCATCCCCGCCGTGGAGAGCCTCGGAACCATCAC
It contains:
- a CDS encoding leucine--tRNA ligase; this encodes MQDTAPTPNPSAGHVDQDARADRYPFAEIEPKWQARWEEAQLYRASDTSDKPKFYALDFFPYPSGAGLSVGHCRNYIPTDAACRAMAMKGYNILHPMGWDAFGQPAENEAIKRGRNPREMVDEYAATYRRQMKLIGISYDWSREINSSSPEYYRWTQWFFLYLYKRGLAYRSHAPTNWCPSCKTGLANEEVKLGHCWRCGSVVEKRPMPQWFFKITAYGDRLISGLDTVAWPEGIKHMQREWIGRSEGAEVDFAVASDTSKKVRVFTTRPDTLYGATFMVLAPEHPLVADVTTDAQRDAVEQYRITAGRTSDIDRMAADRKKTGVFTGAYAINPLTRQQVPIWIADYVLMGYGTGAIMCVPAHDQRDFEFAKAFDLPIRLVYKQADGVDAASLTHAAVDGTEVIDSGAFTGMTCPAGKSVSEWVKETVVPAFIKQLVAEGLGEARVNYRLRDWLISRQRYWGAPIPIIHCPKCGEVPVPEDQLPVRLPDVEKYQPSGTGESPLATIPGFVNVSCPTCGTEARRETDTMGGFACSSWYFLRFCDPHNDKAPFDAEKARYWLPVDLYVGGAEHAVMHLLYARFWTKAMHDGGLIDFDEPFQTLRNQGMLLGWTPGRRPVGSEANEEADESIVDWVVLRPEERAGFPEDQIMYRWVKMSKSYGNVVTPDEMAEQYGADVLRVYELFVAPFEDAVQWSNQGMNGAARFVNRVWRLYGEGLARFKGDWAARIADVGGPTHEKMRRKLHQVLRKVGDDLSSFRFNVGLAALMELVNEAVPYFGSADADDDVCSEVMELLCLMLAPVTPHMCDELWNRMGKPGFTWNATWPAFDEKVAADPTRTIIVQVNGKLRDKIEVEAGTPEDAVKSLALASEKVISALEGRAPKKVVVVPEKLVNIVV
- a CDS encoding sel1 repeat family protein; the encoded protein is MGAVSCIAMVLRVAGCVKRWERCEFVAFSANPSTAPPHEEAAARARTPSRVTHPSPNKDPEALHREGLALASEERHEEAAARFLEAAIAGVADAQYSIGTCYINGTGVAPFDAEGLSWLLRAADQDHPLAMCALGLYYAKLDEAQSVTWYRRAAELGFASAQYELGMCLLTGHGVEVDEKEAQRWLRDAAGQGDAAAATNLAITMLGGAPDDQAEALRWLHRAALAGFPAACHGLGVLYTEGRAAPVDEVCALMWMRQASRKGWTQARLALDRLFATGALAPPADAGDIEETRAAADRGDAEARHALATAYALGLEVEANETAAHHLFSRAAREGSARSQLAMGLRLLRGIGAEPDPEAALDWLRQAADHLALAAFLLSECHALGSGVERDDAQALHWLQTAARSSPHAAYKAGVLLAKGQGASRDPAAALRHFEDAAARGDVLALGQLARCFASGFGTSPSPERAAVYATQAKAFGLPID